The nucleotide sequence TCAGCGATGGCGAAGTCGCCGTCGAAATTCACGAGAATGTGCGCGGCAAGGACGTGTTCATCGTCCAGTCCACCTGCCATCCGACCAACAACAACCTGATGGAAATCCTGGTGCTGGCCGACGCCCTGCGCCGCTCTTCCGCAGGTCGCATCACTGCCGTCATGCCGTACTTCGGCTATGCCCGCCAGGATCGCCGGGTGCGTTCCGCACGGGTGCCGATCACCGCCAAGGTGGTGGCCGACATGCTCACCACCGTCGGCATTGATCGCGTGGTCACCGTTGACCTGCACGCAGACCAGATTCAGGGCTTCTTTGACATCCCGGTGGACAACGTCTACGCCACCCCGCTGATCGTGGCCGATATCGAGCGCCAGAATTACCAGGACATGATGGTCGTGTCCCCGGACGTGGGCGGCGTGGTGCGTGCCCGCGCCCTGGCCAAGCAGCTCAACGACGCCGACCTCGCCATCATCGACAAGCGCCGCCCAAAAGCGAACGAATCCCAGGTCATGCACATCATCGGCGAAGTGGAAGGCCGCAGCTGCGTACTGGTGGACGACATGGTCGACACCGCCGGCACCCTGTGCAAGGCCGCCCGCGCCCTGAAAGACCACGGCGCCCGCCAGGTGGTCGCCTACTGTACCCACCCGGTACTGTCCGGTGCCGCCATCAACAACATCAAGGAATCGGCGCTGGACCAGATGATCGTCACCGACACCATCCCGCTGTCCACCACCGCCATCGACAGCGGCCGCATCCGCGTGCTGTCGCTGGCCCCCATGCTGGCCGAGACCATCCGCCGCGTGAACAACGAGGAATCCCTGTCGGCAATGTTCGACCGGCTTGAGCTGGTCTGACCCCACGCCCGGCCGGACACAGGAGCCAGAGGCGGCCCGCCCCTCTGGCTTTTTTGTGCCTGTCAGCGGATAATGCCCGCCCTTTTATGACCCCCTGAACAGTATCCGGTCGCAGGAGCTGTCCAGGCACCACTGGAGAACACCATGAGCAACGAATTCTTGCTGCATGCCGAGGGCCGCAGCGACGTAGGGAAAGGTGCGAGCCGCCGCCTGCGTCGTCAGGAAGCCCGTATTCCCGGCATCGTCTACGGCGGCAGCGCCGAACCACAGATGGTCACCCTGGAACTGCGCGAGCTGGTCAAGGCGCTGGAGAACGAAGCCTTCTACAGCCATGTCCTGACCCTCAAGATCGACGGCAAAACCCAGCAGGCGGTACTGCGCGACCTGCAGCGCCACCCGGCCAAGGGCACCCCGATGCACGCCGACTTCCTGCGCGTGGACAAGACCCACAAGATCACCATGCAGGTACCGCTGCACTTCCTCAACGAAGACAAGTGTGTGGGCGTGAAGCAGCAGGGCGGCAAGATCACCCATAACGCATCCGAAGTGGAAGTGAGCTGTCTGCCGCAGAACCTGCCGGAGTTCCTGGAAATCGACATGGCAGACGTGAAGCTGGACCAGGTGGTTCACCTGTCCGACATCAAACTGCCGAAAGGTGTCGAGCTGGTAGCCCTGACCCACGGCGCAGACCACGATCTGCCGGTGGTATCGGTACACGCGCCGAAGGGCACTGCGGCCGACGAAGCCGAAGACGCTGCTGGCGACGAAGCCAGCGAAGCCTAAGCGTTTCCAGGCATCATGGCGGATCCGGTCAAACTTATTGTCGGCCTGGCAAACCCGGGCGCACAGTATGCGGACACCCGCCATAATGCCGGCGCATGGTATGTGAACGCCCTGGCGCGAAGCCGGGGCGTTTCACTTTCCGAGGACCGGAAGTATTTCGGCCTCACCGGCAGTTTCACCGAGCAAGGTGAAACCGTTCGCCTGCTGATCCCCACCACCTTCATGAACCGCAGCGGCCAGGCCACGGCAGCGCTGGCGAATTTCTTTCGTATTCCCGTCACCCAGATGCTGGTCGCCCACGACGAACTCGACCTGGCACCCGGCTGCATACGCCTGAAAATTGGTGGTGGCCACGGCGGCCACAACGGGCTGCGCGACATCGTCAGCCGGCACGGCAATCAGAAGGATTTCGTGCGTCTGCGCATCGGCATCGGCCACCCCGGCAATGCCGCACTGGTGACACCGCACGTACTGGGCAAACCCTCACAGGACGACCGCATCCTGATCGAACGGGCGATCGATGAAGCGCTGCGCTACACCGGCGAGATCGTCAGCGGCGAATTGCCGCGTGCCATGAACGGCATCAACAGCTTCAAGCCGCAGTAACGCGCCGGTCTTTCTCGTACCGCCTGAGCACCCACTGCCCCGCCGGACGGTCCCGGTAGGCATGCAGTTGCGCCACCACCCCGGCGGGCAGATCGTTTTCATCCATGAAATCCCACGGCGTACCTGCCGGTGCCAATAACGGACCATACAGCGATGCCGCGGCGATATCGGCCAGCGTCAGTTGCTCGCCCACCAGATAGCGCTCCGGATCACCCTGGATACGGGCCTCGATCAGCGCCAGCCCTTCCTCCATGCGCACTTGTGACTGCGCCACCGGCTCGGGACGAATGCGGTACAACTGCGCCACACCCTGCTCGATCACCGGCACCAAGATTTTCTTCACAACCCCCGGCAGCCGGTATGGCCCCAGCATGGCGCGCATCACTTCCGGCCGGCCGAGCAGCTGACCGTAGATCCAGCGGCGTACGTGCACACCATAGCGGTCAAACTGCTGCTCCAGCTCAATGACCTGCTGCCGCGCGGCGCTGTCGGCCGGCAGCAGCGACACTTGCGGGTAATACTTTTCCAGGTAATAGGCGATGCGGGTGGAATCCCCGATCAGGCGCTTGCCATCGCGCAGCACCGGCAGCGTATTCACGCCGGCACGGGTGCGGGTAAACAGGCGGTGTGCGCCGGGCAACAGGTTGCGGATCTGGTACGGCATGCCCTTGTGGTCAAGCTGCCAGCGGGTCTTCTCGCAGTAATGGGAAATCGGAAACTGGTAGACCACGCGCTGTTCGGACATTGCTCTGACTCCTGCTGTGCGACCGACGCATCCCTGCCGCCGGTACGGTTCAGCCACAGAGTCTAGAATCCCCCGCCGCCACTGCCACGGCGTGGGCGCCCCGGCCAATGGTCGCGGCAGCCAATCCTAAGGGTCTATCGGTGGTTTTTCCGTCCGGGCTTGAGTAGCATTGCGGCCCCGGTGCATAACGGAAAGCGGAGCAGAGAGATGGGTTTCAAGTGCGGTATCGTAGGGCTGCCGAATGTCGGCAAATCCACCCTGTTCAATGCCCTGACCAAAGCAGGCATCGAAGCCCAGAATTTCCCGTTCTGCACCATTGAACCCAACACCGGCATGGTGCCGGTGCCTGACCCGCGCCTGGAAAAGCTCGCGGCCATCGTCAAACCGGAGCGGATACTGCCGGCAACGATGGAATTCGTCGACATCGCCGGCCTGGTGGCCGGCGCCTCGCAGGGCGAGGGCCTGGGCAACAAGTTCCTGGCCAATATCCGCGAGACCGACGCCATCGCCCACGTGGTGCGCTGCTTCGATGACGACAACATCATTCACGTGGCCGGCAAGGTGTCGCCGCTGGATGATATCGACACCATCAACACCGAGCTGGCCCTGGCCGACCTGGATTCTGTCGAAAAGGCCCATCTGCGTGCGGCCAAGGCCGCCAAGGGTCAGGACAAGGACGCCGCCGCGCTGGTCACCGTGCTGGACAAGTTGTTGCCCGCCCTGAGTGACGGCAAACCGGCGCGCAGCGTCGCCCTGAGCGACGACGAACTCAAGCGCGTACGCTCCTACAACCTGCTCACCCTGAAACCGACCATGTACATCGCCAACGTCACCGAGGACGGCTTCGAGAACAACGCCCTGCTCGACGCCGTGCGTGCACTGGCAGAGAGCGAAGGCGCCGGCGTGGTCGCCATCTGCGCCAAGATCGAATCCGAAATCGCCGAACTGGACGACGACGAAAAAGCCGATTTCCTTTCGGAAATGGGCATGGACGAGCCGGGCCTGAACCGCGTGATCCGCGCCGGTTATAACCTGCTTGGCCTGCAGACCTACTTCACCGCCGGCGTCAAAGAAGTACGCGCCTGGACTATTCCCGTGGGCGCCACCGCGCCGAAATCAGCGGGCGTGATCCACACTGATTTCGAGAAAGGGTTTATTCGCGCGGAAGTGATCGGCTACGACGACTACATCCAGCACAACGGCGAACAGGGCGCGAAAGACGCCGGCAAATGGCGCCTGGAAGGCAAGGACTATGTGGTGAAAGACGGCGACGTGGTGCACTTCCGGTTTAACGTGTGATCAACGTCTGACGAATTTCGCTGGATCTCGGTGGTGCTCAGTAGCGCTTGGTGGATTGGTTATCCCACTTTAAATCAATGGGTTGCGTAAACAATACGGTCTACTGAGCGTTCCTATTGTTCATCGAGGTCTGAAAAATTCGGGGGTAGCGTTGGGGTACTCGTGTTCAACCGTGGGGGTACTTTTCCCCGCAGTGGAGTCCAACGATGCCCGAGAATCTACTCACCGATGCCAAGATCAGGTCGGCCAAACCAACTGATCGAGACTGGAAACTTTCAGACGGCGGGGGCTTGTTCCTGCTGGTCAAGCCCACCGGCGGCAAGCTCTGGCGGTGGAAGTACCGCCTGCAAGGCAAGGAGAACCTCTTTGCCATTGGTGGCTTTCCCCAGGTAAGCCTTGCGGAGGCTCGCGCTGCCCGCGAGAAAGCGCGTGCCTTGGTCAAGCAAGGTATCCACCCTGCGCATGAGCGGCAGCAGGTCAAGCAGCGCAACCTCGAAGCGCTGGAAGAACGTAAGCGCGCTCGTGAAAGCTCGTTTGCCAAGGTGGCGCAGGCGTATCTGGCCGAGATCAAGCCTGTCTTTGCGCTCAGTTCCTACCGCACGAAAGAGTCCCGCATCAGGAAGTACCTGTCGCCCAAGTTCGATGGAATGCCGATGAGCGACATTGGCGTGAAAATGGAGTAAATGGGGTAATTTTGACATTAATGCCCCTTTTAAATTCATATCACTCATTTCCTTCCTGGACGGCCATGCCAGCTCCTTACGACCAGTCCGATTCAGGGAATGGGGTAGTCAAACACGAGTAACGAGGCATTTTTGGAGAAATTACCCCATTTAGCGGCTATGATTACCCCATTTAGACAGCCTAGGCTTACATTTCCATGCACTCGCTCACACCCGAGTACCTTGCCGCGCTTCGCTTCGATGGCACTCAGGCTGCCACGTTGCGCTCGCTGGGCGAGTATCAGGGTAAGCAGCAACTCTACGCCGTGCAGTCGCCCGAAGCTCTCAAGGGGCTACGCCAGATCGCGGTGGTCGAATCCACCGGGTCGTCCAACCGGCTGGAAGGGGTTGTTGTCGCGCCGTCGCGGTTGAAGTCTCTGGTCATCCGCAACGCAAGGCCGAAGAACCGCTCCGAACAGGAGATCGCCGGCTACCGTGATGCCTTGGCGTTGATCCACGAGCCCGCTGAGCACATGCCCTTCAACGAAAGCGTGGTGTTGCAACTGCACACCCTGCTGTATCGCTACATGCCGCAGGCTGGCAGACGCTGGAAGGCCACCAATAACGATATCGTCGAACGTCTCTCGGATGGCACTTCGCGTCTGCGCTTCCAGCCGGTGGCTGCGCATCTCACACCGTTGGCCATGGCTGATCTGACAGGGCGCTACGCCACCGCACTGGACCAGCACCTGGCCGACCCGCTGGTGCTGGCGCCGCTGGCGATGCTCGACTTCCTGTGCATTCACCCCTTCCCAGATGGCAACGGTCGCATGTCCCGCTTGCTGACTCTATTGCTGCTCTGCCACTTCGACTATACCGTGGGTCGCTATATCAGCCTGGAACGCATCTTCGAAGATACCAAGGACGGTTATTACAAGACGCTGGAAGCCAGTTCGCAGGGGTGGCATCAAGGGCAGCACGACGTCAAACCCTGGCTCGACTACTTCTGGGGTGCCTTGCTGCAGGCCCATCGTGAGTTCGAGGAGCGTGTCGGCACCATTGAGCGAGGGCGTGGCAGCAAGGGCGACCGGGTGCGGGCAGAAGTGTTGGAGCGCCGCCTGCCGTTTTCGATTTCCGAGATAGTAGAAGCCTGCCCGGGCGTGAGCCGGGACATGGTTCGACTAGTGCTGCGAGCGATGAAATCAGAGGGGTTGATCGAATCGATGGGCAAGGGGCGAGGGGCAAAGTGGAAGCGCGTCACAGCAGGCACCTCCAGTCGTACAGCGGCTTTGGCGATTGGCCACAAGATGGATCAGTGAGGACTCCCCATGGATAACGTTTTCCAGTTCCGCGACCAGCTTATCGAACGATACGGCAGCTTTTCCCGCAGTTTCGTTCGCATCGCCGCGCCCGATATCCAGGCCGAGATCGAACATCAATATGCGCAAGGCCGCTATTGGCCCGAACCGCTGGTGCAGATCAACCCGAATTACCAACGCCAGGGCACGGTGCAGCAACTGGTGGCGCAGGGCATCCTGCACGCTGCCTGCGCAGAGATCTTCCAGGTCGGCAAGTCCGAAGGCACGCCACAACCCCTGCATCTCTACAAGCACCAGATGGAAGCCCTGGCCAAAGGCCAGGAACGCCAAAGCTACGTGGTCACGACCGGCACGGGGTCGGGCAAGTCCCTGTCCTTTTTCATCCCGATCATCGACCGCATTCTCAAGGCCAAGCAATCTGATGGCAAAGCACGTACCAGGGCCATTGTCATCTATCCGATGAATGCCCTGGCCAACAGCCAGCTGGAAGAGCTCGACAAGTTTCTGCATGGCTATGCGCCGGAGCTTCGTCCCTTCACCGTCAAGCGCTACACCGGCCAGGAAAGCCAGGCGGAGCGCGCGGCCATCGCGGATGACCCGCCCGACATTCTGCTGACCAACTTCATGATGCTGGAGTACATCCTCACACGCTTCGACGAAGTGGACCGGCGCGTGGTGGCGCACTGCGAGGGGCTTGAGTTTCTGGTGCTGGACGAGCTACACACCTATCGTGGCCGTCAGGGTGCGGACGTTGCCTTGCTGGTGCGGCGTCTGCGCGAGCGCTTGAACGCCGCGCAACTGGTATGCATTGGCACCTCGGCCACCATGTCCAGCACCGGCAGCCAGGCCGACCGCAACCGCGTGGTGGCCGACGTGGCCAGCAAACTGTTTGGCACCCGGATCAGCGAGCATGACGTCATCGGCGAGACCCTGGAACGGGTCACCAACCCGCTCAAGGACGTCAACGCCATCCGCCCAGAACTAACGGCGGCCATTGCGCGCGAACAGGATGCCTGGGCGGATTTCGATGCGTTCCGCGACGATCCGCTGGCCATCTGGGTCGAGTTGAATCTGGGCATCGACCTTCCGTCTGATGAACCTCCCCGCCGGGCCCGGCCCATGATGTTGGAAGAAGCCAGCTGCCGCCTTGCCGAAGACGCAGGCTGCCCGCCTGACGCGGCCCGCGCCGCCCTGCAACGCTTTCTGGTGGCAGCCCATGATGTGCGCACGCCTCAGGGCAGGCCGCCGTTCGCGTTCAAGTTGCACCAGTTCATCAGCGGCCCCGGCAAGGTACTCACCACGCTGGAAGAACGCGGCAAACGCCATGTCACGCTCGATGCCCAGCGTTTCGCGCCGGGGCGACAGCAAGAGAATGTGTTGCTTTACCCCGCGCACTTCTGCCGCGACTGTGGCCAGGAATACCTGCCGGTCTGGCACGCCCAGCATCCGGTCAGCTTCAGTGCCCGTGAAATCGACGATATCGCGGCGGAAGACGACGCCAGCCATGGCTTTTTGTGCCCCCTGGTGCCCGGGCAGCAATACGGTGGCCTGCTCAAAGACTTGCCAGAGACTTGGATCGATACCAGCCGCAGTGAAGACAGAGTCAAGCCAACCTACAAGAATGCCGTTCCTTATGAGGTTACGGTCGATGCCAAAGGACAAACGGGCTCGGGGACGGAGTTCTGGTTCATCCCCGGCAAGTTCCGCTTCTGCCTGAACTGCGGCAGGACGCACGAAGCCCACGGCAAGGATGCCAACCGCCTCTCCAGCCTGTCCGGCGAAGGCCGCTCCTCGGCCACCACCATGATTGCGCTGGCGGCCTTGCAGCAATTGTTCGCGCTGCCTGAACCCGCCCCCGGCCAGCCCGACCCGCGCAAATTGCTCGGCTTCAGCGACAACCGCCAGGATGCGGCTCTGCAAGCGGGACATTTCAACGACTTCATTTTCCTGCTGACGCTGCGTGCCGGCCTGATCGGCGCACTTCAAGGCAGCGGCGGCCAGCTCGATGAAGAACACCTGGCCGAAAGCGTCTTCAGGGCCCTCGGTTTTCAAGCGGTGGATGAAGCGACCCTGGTGGAGTATCTGCGCACCCCTAAGCTCATGGGGCTGGCCCGGCAGGAAGCACAACGCACATTGCGTTTCATCATTGCTCATCGACTGCTGCGCGATCTGCGGCACGGCTGGCGCTTCAACAATCCGAATCTGGACCAGCTCGGCCTGTTGCAGATTCGCTACCGGGATCTGGATGCCTTCTGCGCTGACGCCAGCGTCTTTGCCGCGAACGGCACCCTGGCCCAATTGACGGCTGCGCAGCGGACAGTTTTGTTCGCATTGCTGTTCGACGCCCTGCGCCGCCATCTGTGCCTGGAAAGTCGTTACCTCGACCCGGTCGAGCAGGACAAGGCCCGCACCAACGCCCACACCTACCTGAACGAACGCTGGGCTTTTGCGCCCGACGAAAAGCTCGATACCGGCCGATATCTCATCCTCGGCAAGCGTCCCGAATACAGGGGCAAGCCACGTACCGATCTGGTGGCGGGTGGCCCGCGCTCGCGCCTGCTGCGACAGATCAAGACCGCCGCCTTCTGGCGCGACAGTGCCTGCGCTAGCGAGGTCGCGCAGTGGAAAGATGCCGATTGGGCCGAGCTGATCGAAGACATGCTCAAGGCCGCAGGAAACTATGGTTATGTGCAGCGCCAACCCATCGACGCCCAACTCGTCGGCTGGCGCCTGAATGCGGCTGCTCTAGACTGG is from Isoalcanivorax pacificus W11-5 and encodes:
- a CDS encoding ribose-phosphate pyrophosphokinase, with translation MSKLVVFTGNANPELAKAMTRQLNIPLGAADVGTFSDGEVAVEIHENVRGKDVFIVQSTCHPTNNNLMEILVLADALRRSSAGRITAVMPYFGYARQDRRVRSARVPITAKVVADMLTTVGIDRVVTVDLHADQIQGFFDIPVDNVYATPLIVADIERQNYQDMMVVSPDVGGVVRARALAKQLNDADLAIIDKRRPKANESQVMHIIGEVEGRSCVLVDDMVDTAGTLCKAARALKDHGARQVVAYCTHPVLSGAAINNIKESALDQMIVTDTIPLSTTAIDSGRIRVLSLAPMLAETIRRVNNEESLSAMFDRLELV
- a CDS encoding 50S ribosomal protein L25/general stress protein Ctc, with protein sequence MSNEFLLHAEGRSDVGKGASRRLRRQEARIPGIVYGGSAEPQMVTLELRELVKALENEAFYSHVLTLKIDGKTQQAVLRDLQRHPAKGTPMHADFLRVDKTHKITMQVPLHFLNEDKCVGVKQQGGKITHNASEVEVSCLPQNLPEFLEIDMADVKLDQVVHLSDIKLPKGVELVALTHGADHDLPVVSVHAPKGTAADEAEDAAGDEASEA
- the pth gene encoding aminoacyl-tRNA hydrolase yields the protein MADPVKLIVGLANPGAQYADTRHNAGAWYVNALARSRGVSLSEDRKYFGLTGSFTEQGETVRLLIPTTFMNRSGQATAALANFFRIPVTQMLVAHDELDLAPGCIRLKIGGGHGGHNGLRDIVSRHGNQKDFVRLRIGIGHPGNAALVTPHVLGKPSQDDRILIERAIDEALRYTGEIVSGELPRAMNGINSFKPQ
- a CDS encoding glutathione S-transferase family protein, with protein sequence MSEQRVVYQFPISHYCEKTRWQLDHKGMPYQIRNLLPGAHRLFTRTRAGVNTLPVLRDGKRLIGDSTRIAYYLEKYYPQVSLLPADSAARQQVIELEQQFDRYGVHVRRWIYGQLLGRPEVMRAMLGPYRLPGVVKKILVPVIEQGVAQLYRIRPEPVAQSQVRMEEGLALIEARIQGDPERYLVGEQLTLADIAAASLYGPLLAPAGTPWDFMDENDLPAGVVAQLHAYRDRPAGQWVLRRYEKDRRVTAA
- the ychF gene encoding redox-regulated ATPase YchF, producing MGFKCGIVGLPNVGKSTLFNALTKAGIEAQNFPFCTIEPNTGMVPVPDPRLEKLAAIVKPERILPATMEFVDIAGLVAGASQGEGLGNKFLANIRETDAIAHVVRCFDDDNIIHVAGKVSPLDDIDTINTELALADLDSVEKAHLRAAKAAKGQDKDAAALVTVLDKLLPALSDGKPARSVALSDDELKRVRSYNLLTLKPTMYIANVTEDGFENNALLDAVRALAESEGAGVVAICAKIESEIAELDDDEKADFLSEMGMDEPGLNRVIRAGYNLLGLQTYFTAGVKEVRAWTIPVGATAPKSAGVIHTDFEKGFIRAEVIGYDDYIQHNGEQGAKDAGKWRLEGKDYVVKDGDVVHFRFNV
- a CDS encoding integrase arm-type DNA-binding domain-containing protein, which translates into the protein MPENLLTDAKIRSAKPTDRDWKLSDGGGLFLLVKPTGGKLWRWKYRLQGKENLFAIGGFPQVSLAEARAAREKARALVKQGIHPAHERQQVKQRNLEALEERKRARESSFAKVAQAYLAEIKPVFALSSYRTKESRIRKYLSPKFDGMPMSDIGVKME
- a CDS encoding Fic family protein; translated protein: MHSLTPEYLAALRFDGTQAATLRSLGEYQGKQQLYAVQSPEALKGLRQIAVVESTGSSNRLEGVVVAPSRLKSLVIRNARPKNRSEQEIAGYRDALALIHEPAEHMPFNESVVLQLHTLLYRYMPQAGRRWKATNNDIVERLSDGTSRLRFQPVAAHLTPLAMADLTGRYATALDQHLADPLVLAPLAMLDFLCIHPFPDGNGRMSRLLTLLLLCHFDYTVGRYISLERIFEDTKDGYYKTLEASSQGWHQGQHDVKPWLDYFWGALLQAHREFEERVGTIERGRGSKGDRVRAEVLERRLPFSISEIVEACPGVSRDMVRLVLRAMKSEGLIESMGKGRGAKWKRVTAGTSSRTAALAIGHKMDQ
- a CDS encoding DEAD/DEAH box helicase: MDNVFQFRDQLIERYGSFSRSFVRIAAPDIQAEIEHQYAQGRYWPEPLVQINPNYQRQGTVQQLVAQGILHAACAEIFQVGKSEGTPQPLHLYKHQMEALAKGQERQSYVVTTGTGSGKSLSFFIPIIDRILKAKQSDGKARTRAIVIYPMNALANSQLEELDKFLHGYAPELRPFTVKRYTGQESQAERAAIADDPPDILLTNFMMLEYILTRFDEVDRRVVAHCEGLEFLVLDELHTYRGRQGADVALLVRRLRERLNAAQLVCIGTSATMSSTGSQADRNRVVADVASKLFGTRISEHDVIGETLERVTNPLKDVNAIRPELTAAIAREQDAWADFDAFRDDPLAIWVELNLGIDLPSDEPPRRARPMMLEEASCRLAEDAGCPPDAARAALQRFLVAAHDVRTPQGRPPFAFKLHQFISGPGKVLTTLEERGKRHVTLDAQRFAPGRQQENVLLYPAHFCRDCGQEYLPVWHAQHPVSFSAREIDDIAAEDDASHGFLCPLVPGQQYGGLLKDLPETWIDTSRSEDRVKPTYKNAVPYEVTVDAKGQTGSGTEFWFIPGKFRFCLNCGRTHEAHGKDANRLSSLSGEGRSSATTMIALAALQQLFALPEPAPGQPDPRKLLGFSDNRQDAALQAGHFNDFIFLLTLRAGLIGALQGSGGQLDEEHLAESVFRALGFQAVDEATLVEYLRTPKLMGLARQEAQRTLRFIIAHRLLRDLRHGWRFNNPNLDQLGLLQIRYRDLDAFCADASVFAANGTLAQLTAAQRTVLFALLFDALRRHLCLESRYLDPVEQDKARTNAHTYLNERWAFAPDEKLDTGRYLILGKRPEYRGKPRTDLVAGGPRSRLLRQIKTAAFWRDSACASEVAQWKDADWAELIEDMLKAAGNYGYVQRQPIDAQLVGWRLNAAALDWCLIADQPQTDSNRINQYFRTLYLGIADLLRRPSHPLFDFEAQEHTAQVDAPRRQLLEQRFRYTEKDRQDWAQNPAHEAPLERLPVMFCSPTMELGVDISALNTVYLRNVPPTPANYAQRGGRAGRSGQQALVITYCAALSPHDQWFFHNAEQMVHGVVRAPTLDLSNRDLIDSHLQAVWLASTQVPLDDSIAPMLDLDQSRKPLKQPLQNALQAQAVQQRALASAGRVIDQLAGELEGSTWFTPDYVRQVIDNAAQAFSGALERWRKLFEATREQMEMADRIVKSHTASHTERQNAQRRYGDAARQYAVLLKSGNGQNNDFYTYRYLASQGFLPGYNFPRLPLMAWIPARGGQTVNGKDDEGSMVSRPRFLALSEFGPRSLIYHQGRMYRVVRAKLNVGNSDHISGNSQLATIASLVCSQCGYGHLGEPGGEQPLVNRCENCDALLTEHDWVRELYRIETVETVATERISINDEERQRQGFELQTTYRFLPGPDGRIQQQQALIQQGEDPLGKLTYAPAAQIWRINRGWRRRKDKEQLGFYINPITGTWSKQDAPDAEDDKGDNDTLLEKVPNQRIVPFVEDHRNLLIFAPEQALSLEAMATLQAALRRGIEMTFQIEESELVVEPLPKSDERRALLFYEAAEGGAGVLTRLANNRNDLALIASNALQLIHYRKPQSGIWTLGDLSSLEQTDTLGNHPCEAGCYQCLLSYFNQPDHEHINRRNADALKLLVALANAQVQPVTSGLTAVAATTSTNEPLDAWLTALQQAGAVQPDALNVAVNNGAAIAAAQYKAARALVFLSAVDEQTASVLQDKGWQVLDFSDASRWPQQFAAHADVFGAGEERTGNKSV